The Moorena producens PAL-8-15-08-1 genomic interval CCGCCTGAAAATCTGACCGTTGTCTGCCCACCCCAGCATGTCTGGTCGATTATCCACGAGCCACCTGTGGCATGTCGCAAAGCTTGGCATCTGAATCCGCCCTACGCCTCTCGCATGTTCACAACCGACGTGGAGCGTTCAGGAAAAGAATATATCCATAGTCAGCCAGCCATATTTTGGATGGTCAATCGAGATTATGATTTTCTAGTTTCTTTTACGGCTCCGGAAAAAACTCAACAACTCTCTTGGATAACAAGTAGACAGACTTACTTAAAAGGTCATCGTGACCGGATGGGCTTTTTGGCGAAAATTCAAGGTCAAGTGGATTTCGATCTGTGGGGACGGGACTTTAACCCGATAGATGACAAATGGGATGGATTGATTTCCTATCGCTATTCTTTAGCTATTGAGAACTATAGTAATCCCTTCTACTGGAGTGAAAAGCTGGCAGATTGCTATTTGGCTTGGTGCATGCCCATTTATTACGGTTGCACACGAATTACCGACTATTTCCCCGCCGAATCGATGATCCAAATCGACATCCATGACCCGGATGCGGCGGTGGCAAAGATCAAAGAGGCCATTGCCAGCAACGCTTGGCAGCGCAATTTAGATGCGATCGCCTACGCACGCTCACTCGTTCTGAACCGATACCAGTTCTTTCCGTTTATGGTAAGCCAAATTCGTCACTTTGAGAGCAGCTACGGTGCGTTTTCACCAAAACAACTGGTGTCTATTCCCAAATACGAGGAAAAGAGGATCCCGATGTCAGCATTATCACAAAAACTGAAGCGCTAACTCCCCTGCATTCAACTAAGCTGAGGCAACAACGGTAATCCTTGACAGATGTTCTTGTGTTTCAAACTGCGTTTTTTTCACCATTAGGAGCCAACGAATGCTCAAGAGACTGAAAAATCGTACCACATCAGAGCTAAGCAGGTGCACAAAATTAATTACACATTTACCAAAACTCAAACCCTTACATTGTAAGGGTTACAGAGATTGAGAGTAGGAAATTAATTTTGTGTAGGTACTTAATATCATGTCAGGATAATTACCCTTAATAAAAACTTCCCCCATCTCCCCATCTCCCCATCTCCCCATCTCCCCATCTCCCCATTTCCCCATCTCCCCACACTTCCCACCCTCCCTCTAATTATGGGTATTCAACCGGACTTGATATGAGTGCTAAACTTGACATCTATAAAATGGGCAGATGCTGGCTTTCTGACCATCACGTATTTACCACCCAGTGTTTCAAACATCAACTCAAGAATCTGGGCGTCACTTTTTATGACTACGCTCTGACTGGTCACTGGCATTTTTTTTACTCACAAGATCCGGCACGAAGACTCAGAGTGCTGGACAGAAAAAATACAAATGTCCCATATAATTACGAGCATTACGACAAGCTTGCGTCTAAGTTTGCTGATCAATATGGAAAGTGGAGTCAAAAAAATGTTGATTTTTACTGGTGCAGCTTCAAGTCATACATGACCCATGTATTTTCCAAGTGTGAGCGTCCTATCGTCTTGCAACTCAGTTTCCGCTTTGAAGGGAACCAGAAAAGCACACCAGAGCATGTGAAAAAGCTGATCGAACTCCTCTTAGAGCTACGTGCCAAAGGACAACTCTTCATTCTGGCATCTAACCGCTATGACCAAATGTATTTCGAGTATTTTACAGGTGTGACAATCCCAAAAGTGCCTCTATGCGCATGTCACATCAAAGAACGATATCATCCTCACAGAAATGAAATCCTGATTGGCCCGGCAAGACACTATCCCCAAGGCCATCATAAAATTTCACAAATCAAAAAATTCTTTGCTAAGAGCCAACCCGAAATCGAATTAAGAACAATTCGCGAACTCTATCCCCAGCACCATGAGTATCGTGATTTGTCTAGACATAGAGCGATCATTGTTTTGCCTTACACCATCTATACCGGAGCGATTGTGGAATATCTCGCCATGGGTATACCCATGTTTATGCCAACTAGTGACTTGCTGAGTCAATGGCATATTGATGATTATCTTTTGGTAGAAAGAAAAAGCGACCTTAGCCCTACGCGCTGCTCTATGATTACAGGAGAACTACATGATTTTATGCCCGATCCCAACAATGACTATGACCTAGAATCTGTAAACTATTGGCTCAAATTTTGTGAATGGTATGACTGGCCTATCGAAACCTTTAGTAGTTTAGAAGAACTCGAACAAAAACTGCGTGTTGCTGACCTCGAAAGCATCAGTAAAAATATGTTTAATTTTGAGCGACAGCAGTACGATAACACGCTTTTAAAATGGCAACATATCTTACAAGAAATTCATGATTCACCTTACGGAGGTATCTCTTCATGAGACCTATAAATAATATCAAGTCCGGTTGAATACCCATCATAAAAGTGTGGGGATGGTGGGAAGGGTGTGGGGAAATGGGGAGATGGGGAGATGGGGAGATGGGGAGATGGGGGATATTTTTATAAAGGGTAATTATCCGGATATCCTATAAGATAGGAGTCTTTATACCCTGCAAAATATGGATGGCAAATATCAGCAATAGCACTCATTCCACAATTTACCAAAATTATCTTAAAAGTCAACTCACGACAGCTCAATATCTGCTATTCAGTTTGTTGGTTACGGTGTTGCAATCGGTCAAAAATGTCAGGTTCGAAACCCTGGCAGCATCCTTACCCTTACCCATTATGTAGGTGCGCGCCTTAAGCGGGCGAGTAAATCGCCCTTGGGTCGCACCTGTGGAATAGGCATCTTGCGTGGAAGCGATGCAGCGCGGTCTTGGGGGTTTCCCCCATGAGCGACTGCATCAAGACACTGGCATCTTGCCAGTTTCATGCTTATTTTCGGGCGGGCAGGATGCCCACTCTACTCCTATTCATTCAAAGACTGACGCAACGCCGAAATCGTTTTTATAGTTTAACCTAGGAATTTTGATTACTAAGACATTCATTATCGGTGGCGGAATTACAGGTTTATCAGCAGGTATTGCGTCCGGACTACCTGTCTTTGAAGCCGTTGAGGTTCCCGGTGGTATTTGCGCGTCATACTACGTCCGTCCAGGTAGTCGTGAACGGCTTCCAAATTTGCCTAAAGATGGTGAAGCCTATCACTTTGAAATTGGTGGTGGACATTGGATCTTTGGTGGCGATCCTACTGTTTTACGTTTCATCAAAAGCCTTACTCCAGTGGGCAGCTATGCCAGACGCTGTTCAGTTTATTTCCGAAATCAAAAACTGTATGTTCCCTACCCGATTCAAAATCATCTTCGTTTCTTAGGCTCAGAAATTATTGAAAGGTCTCTGGCTGAGATGGCTACTCCTCAAGGTTCCTTTAGCACCATGCAGGAGTGGCTACAAGTAAGCTTCGGTAAAACCCTTTGTGAACTATTCTTTCATCCATTTCATGATCTCTATACGGCGGGATTATACAAAAAAATCATTCCCCAGGATGCTTATAAGTCTCCTGTAAACCTATCTCTAGCGATTCGAGGTGGACTCAGTGATGTACCGCCCGTTGGATACAACACAAGGTTTATTTATCCATTTGAGGGGCTAAATACACTGGCTCAACGCATGGCAGAACGATGTGATATCCGCTATGGCAAACGGGCAGTTAGAATTGATGTCAAGGCAAAGGAGGTCTTTTTTGCTAATGGTAGTTCTGAATCATATGAAACTCTTATTTCCACACTGCCTTTAAACCGAATGGTGGAAATGACTGAGTTGACTATCGATGCTGACCCCGATCCTTACACCTCGGTTTTAGTGCTTAACATTGGTGCAGTACGGGGTGAAAACTGCCCGGATGACCACTGGTTGTATAATCCTGATGCCACTTCGAAGTTTCATCGAGTCGCTTTCTACAGTAACGTTGATCCCCTTTTCCTACCCAAATCTGCTAGAGAAAAAGGCGATCGCGTCAGCATTGGCGTGGAACGCGCTTACCTGGGAGGCAAAAAGCCAACGAGGGAAGAAATCAGCCAATACTCTGAGGCAGTTGTTAAAGAGTTACAAAGTTGGGGCTTTATCGGTGAAGCAGAAGTTGTTGATCCAACCTGGATTGATGTGGCTTACACCTGGTCATTGCCCAAGTCTGACTGGAAGCAAAAAGCTTTACACATATTAGAACAAAACAATATTTACCAGGTGGGGCGTTATGGTCGTTGGATTTTCCAGGGAATTGCAGACTCTATCCGCGATGGGTTTATTGTTGGATCGAGCTTTAAGTAAAAAACCATTTATAGGAGTAAAGTTAACTATGAAAGCAAACGGACTTAGGAAAATTGAATATCCAAAAATTTATCCTGTTCCAGAAGGCACACATCGACCCTTTTGGTCTGTAATGATTCCTACTTACAACTGTGCCAATTATTTGGTTGAGACTCTAGAATCTCTCTTGGCGCAGGATCCTGGACCTGAACATATGCAAATTGAGGTCGTAGATGACTGCTCTACCAAAGACAATCCTGAGCAGGTTGTAAGAGAAATTGGCAAGGGGAGAGTTTCCTTTTATCGCCAGCCTCAAAATGTGGGACTAACTCAAAATTTTAATACTTGTATTCGACGAAGTAACGGACAAGTAGTTCATATCTTACACGGTGACGATAAAGTTGCCCAAGGTTTCTATGAAAGACTCAAGTTGGGATTTGATACAGATGATACATTAGGCGCTGCATTTAGCCGACATCATGTCATTAATGACCATGGACATTGGCTAAGAACATCTGAACTTGAACGTCAAACACCAGGGATTTTGAAAAATTGGATTGAGCATATAGCACTCATGCAAAGAATTCAGTTTCCAGCTATTGCTGTGAAACGAAAGGTTTACGAAGCTATAGGTGGTTTTACTCCTAATTTAAGTCACGCGGCAGATTGGGAAATGTGGAGACGTATTGCAGTTCATTTTCCAGTATGGTTCGAGCCGAAAGTACTAGCCCATTATCGTTCCCATAGCTCCTCTCATACATCTCAGCTGGCAATGACTGGTGATAATCTCAAAGATATCCATAAATCAATTGAAATTGCTAGGGAATATTTGCCTAAATCAATTGCTGATCCTATCTCAGATAAAGCTAGAGAGTATTGTGCTTTCTCTGGCATTAATCATGCTCGATACTTTTATGATAATGGGTGTTTTGAAGTTGCAGTTGCTCAACTCCATGCAGCCTTAGCTTGTCATTTTTCACCGCAAGTTGTCAGAGCATCGCTTCTATTACTGATTAAAGCTTATCTCAAACAATTGAAATTCCTTCAAGGTAGTTCGTGATAAATGCGGGTTATTCGGGTTTAAAATCTAGGTAAAAACTACATTATTGGTCACCAAAAGCAGGAAAAGTACACGACCCTGCGAAATGTGATTGCAAATGCTGCCAAAGGGTAAATGTTCAGGTATTTCTTGCAGATAAGGTAATCGTATAATGACAAGCAACAAACTGATTATTACCGCCGCATCCAAAGCCTATGGTCCATCACTTCTGGCACTACTCGGTTCACTAACCCTCAACTGGCCCAAACATCCTCCTGTGCTGGTTTATGACATTGGCCTAGACGAGACAACACTTGCTACATTGGCAGAAAATAAGATCCCCGTCAAAAAAGTGCCTCCCTTCTGCTCCCATTGGCGGAAGCACTTTACTTGGAAAATTTGGTGCCTAA includes:
- a CDS encoding glycosyltransferase family 10 domain-containing protein, with the translated sequence MLVRIVKSALHRRLFLRQTPAGEGIWDGVQFTLEPVESCDYLILLNRPPENLTVVCPPQHVWSIIHEPPVACRKAWHLNPPYASRMFTTDVERSGKEYIHSQPAIFWMVNRDYDFLVSFTAPEKTQQLSWITSRQTYLKGHRDRMGFLAKIQGQVDFDLWGRDFNPIDDKWDGLISYRYSLAIENYSNPFYWSEKLADCYLAWCMPIYYGCTRITDYFPAESMIQIDIHDPDAAVAKIKEAIASNAWQRNLDAIAYARSLVLNRYQFFPFMVSQIRHFESSYGAFSPKQLVSIPKYEEKRIPMSALSQKLKR
- a CDS encoding glycosyltransferase family 2 protein, giving the protein MKANGLRKIEYPKIYPVPEGTHRPFWSVMIPTYNCANYLVETLESLLAQDPGPEHMQIEVVDDCSTKDNPEQVVREIGKGRVSFYRQPQNVGLTQNFNTCIRRSNGQVVHILHGDDKVAQGFYERLKLGFDTDDTLGAAFSRHHVINDHGHWLRTSELERQTPGILKNWIEHIALMQRIQFPAIAVKRKVYEAIGGFTPNLSHAADWEMWRRIAVHFPVWFEPKVLAHYRSHSSSHTSQLAMTGDNLKDIHKSIEIAREYLPKSIADPISDKAREYCAFSGINHARYFYDNGCFEVAVAQLHAALACHFSPQVVRASLLLLIKAYLKQLKFLQGSS
- a CDS encoding protoporphyrinogen/coproporphyrinogen oxidase, which codes for MITKTFIIGGGITGLSAGIASGLPVFEAVEVPGGICASYYVRPGSRERLPNLPKDGEAYHFEIGGGHWIFGGDPTVLRFIKSLTPVGSYARRCSVYFRNQKLYVPYPIQNHLRFLGSEIIERSLAEMATPQGSFSTMQEWLQVSFGKTLCELFFHPFHDLYTAGLYKKIIPQDAYKSPVNLSLAIRGGLSDVPPVGYNTRFIYPFEGLNTLAQRMAERCDIRYGKRAVRIDVKAKEVFFANGSSESYETLISTLPLNRMVEMTELTIDADPDPYTSVLVLNIGAVRGENCPDDHWLYNPDATSKFHRVAFYSNVDPLFLPKSAREKGDRVSIGVERAYLGGKKPTREEISQYSEAVVKELQSWGFIGEAEVVDPTWIDVAYTWSLPKSDWKQKALHILEQNNIYQVGRYGRWIFQGIADSIRDGFIVGSSFK